The bacterium genomic interval ACGTTGTTGCTTCCGACAATATGACCGCATTTTTACGCGATAACCAGCAGATCATACAAAAACTGGCCGGCATCGATATCCTGATGTTCGGCAGCGAACCTAAAGTTCCCGCCGCGGCGATCGTACTGCCCTCGCTTTTGTGCTACGTGATCCTCAAGGGGATCGACGTCACTAAAGAAAAAAAGAGATTGGAAAAAGAGATCGGTTTTCTGGCCGCCAAGATCGATGAGATCAAGTACCGCCTGAACAACCCGGAACACATGGACAAACTGAGCGATGAATTTAGACGGCTCGAACAGGACCGGCTTGAAACTTTCATCAACAAGCGAAACGGCATCCAGAATGCCATTAAAAGGTTATAGAACGGGATAAAAAAATGAAATATCTTGGATGGATCATTGCTATCATAACCATGATCTTTGCCGCCTACCTGTACCAGTCAAAGTACGTGCCTTTGAAAGCCAGTATCAGCAAATTGGAGCAAGAGATCGCCATGTGGGAGGATGTTTTAAAAGGAGAAAAAGGCCTTACCGGTGATCGCAATAGTTTTCCCGCTGAACGATTCTTTGATGACGACAAGCTGACCGCGTACGCAGAAGTGGAGATCATCCGGAGGTTCGACCCGCATTACAAGGGTATCGAAATTTTCATATCGGCACCGAATGCGTTGACCCGGATCAAGGATATCCTGCGCTTTTTAGACGAGCAGAAGATCGAATACCAGAGCATGTATTGCATTGCGATAATCGATTCGATCGAAAAATTCGAATACAAATACACTAAATAATAGAAGATGGGCTAGGGTTTGGAAACTGGAGATATAATAAAGACGAAGTCATATAAAATATTAATTTTCATGTTGATCGCAATGACCGGCATGGCTTTTGCCCAGAAAAAGTCGGCGAGCCTGGCAATGCTGCTCAGCGTCATCCCGGGCGGCGGGCAGTTCTACACCGAACACTACATAACGGGCTCGGTGATCGCCGGCGGTGAGATCGCGCTCGGCTATCTCGCATACAAATACCATACCGAGGCCAAGGAAGATTCTACTAAATACGCATCCCGGAATTCCATCCTTTGGTGGGGATTCTTTCTTTTCGGTTACTCGCTCGCTGATGCTTATGTCAGCGCCAAGATGTACGGGTTTGACGTACAGGCCGACATCAACAAGGTAAGTCTGCTTATTTACCGCCGATGGTAACGCTTGACGGCGACACCCTGACGATCGAATCCCTGGCCAATATCGCCCGTCGCGGTCTGCGGGTCAGGATCGATCCGAAAAAATGGAAGGGAGTATCCAGAGCTAAAGATTTCGTAAGCCATCACCAGCATAGCAAAAAAGCCCTGTACGGTATCAACACCGGTTTTGGCGCGCTGTCCCAGGTGAGGATCAATCGCCGGGACCTGACCGAACTCCAGCACAACATCCTGCTGAGCCATCACGCTGGAGTGGGCGCCCCGTTCGCCAAGGAGCTGGTGAGGGCTGCCATCGCACTGAGAATAAACACGCTTATCAAAGGGTACTCCGGCGTGTCCAGAAAACTCATCACGTCACTGACCGCGCTGCTCAACAAGGACATCATACCGCTAGTGCCGATGAAAGGCTCAGTGGGAGCATCAGGCGACCTCGCGCCAATGGCCGCGCTGGGGTTGGTTCTGGTAGGCAAAAGCAGCGTCTTTTATAAAGGCAGGCAGATGCCGTCATCAAAAGCTCTTCGACTGGCGGGCATGAAACCGCTGGTCCTGCAGCCAAAGGAAGGGCTTTCACTGATCAACGGAACGCAGTTTTCATGCGCGATCGCGGCCCTGGTCAACATTGAAGGCAGATTCCTGTGCGATACCGCCGATCTATGCGGTGCGTTGAGCCTTGACGCCCTGCGGAACAGCGTGACGCCGTTCGACCCCCGGCTCTTTACGGTGCGCCCCCAGCCGGGCGCGCAGCGGTCGGCACGGAACATCCGCAACCTGCTTAGGGGCAGCGAAATACTGCATTCCCATGCGCACTGTCCCAAGGTCCAGGATCCCTATTCCCTCAGATGCCTTGCCCAGGTGCACGGCGCAGTGCGCGATCTGTATGATA includes:
- the hutH gene encoding histidine ammonia-lyase, translated to MVTLDGDTLTIESLANIARRGLRVRIDPKKWKGVSRAKDFVSHHQHSKKALYGINTGFGALSQVRINRRDLTELQHNILLSHHAGVGAPFAKELVRAAIALRINTLIKGYSGVSRKLITSLTALLNKDIIPLVPMKGSVGASGDLAPMAALGLVLVGKSSVFYKGRQMPSSKALRLAGMKPLVLQPKEGLSLINGTQFSCAIAALVNIEGRFLCDTADLCGALSLDALRNSVTPFDPRLFTVRPQPGAQRSARNIRNLLRGSEILHSHAHCPKVQDPYSLRCLAQVHGAVRDLYDNTRKTITIEMNSVTDNPIIFADQNAVISGGNFHGESIAFSSDMMAIGLAELASISERRIYRLLDSKLSGLNPFLTKKPGLNSGFMMSQVTAAALVSQNKILCHPASVDSIPTSAGQEDHVSMSMNAGLKALEVLQNTRYVLAIELLCACQAIDLLKPLKTSPGLERIKTRVRQLVPFIETDRPLTPLIESLKNLISKQQLRLD